The genomic stretch ttgtagaacgcaTTAAgggctacaactttgatataaagtttgtcttcattcgaatacatatgaaaaagttatgaattatatttgatatagagtttttagatcgcTTTGTTTTGACCCATATGAGACTCAAaatcaagtttagggaccgagatgacacaactAAACAAATTTAAGGACTTAAACGggtgatttctaagtttagggaccggaatGACACAActtaacaagtttagggactgaGATGATACAGACGAACAAGTTCAAGGACCTAAACGGTCGATTTGCGAGTTTAGGAACCGGGATGACACACTaatacaagtttagggaccggtggTAGACTTTACTCTTATCTAAATTATAATTAAGTTTATTTTCTTTTGTGCTCTTAACAAGCAGCAGTCGACTGAAATGCTTGATCGCAGATTACCAGATACTTATATCATATGTAACAATATATAAGTATGCAAATTCTATTTGGGAAGATTTCATTCGCATGCCTAAGCATAATCTTGAACTGTACATTTCCACCGCATAAGTTCACTTGGAATGAACGACGGTGTAAATAAAAGTGTGTAACCAACGGCCCAACGGGGCATTTCCAACACCGCCAAACTTCACTTGGAGTGAACAAGGGTGTAAACGGAAGTATGTAACCAACGGCCAACGGGGCATTTCCTCCGTCGAGGTTACAAATCCAATCAAAGCAGCATAATTGTGGAACAGCAGGCTCAGGCCATCCGAATGTCATTTGTCTTCACCTGGATGAAGCTCTGGCTCCGATGGTCCATCCTCGTCTGGAGCAatatcaaatagatcaaacagtAATTGCCGTATCCGTTCCCGAAGCGCTGAAGCTTTTTTATGGTCGAACCATCTGCGTCCAAACTAAAGAACCAGAGGTTGTGCGTTTAGTAGTTAGGAATCAGCACTATAAGAGAACAAAAATAATGGAGCAATGCGATTTGTACCATCCCAAGGCCCTCTTTTGTCAACCTCTCTGGTGCCTCTAGAATAAACCTGTCAATATAGTAAAGCATAAAGAGGCCACAATCATAGTCGTTATGCTGACGTGGCACCTGGCATGTGAAAATAGAAGGTGGCATTAGAAAAAGATACGCCAAAGAAGAAAACTAATAAAGGGAAAAAAGAGCTTCTGCAAAGTCATTTTAACAAGTATTTAGAAAACTATGGTTAGAATTCCAGGCTTCTTACCTCAACCTTTTCCCCATAAATATTTCTTGAAAGATGCTTCCATATCCTCCCTGAAAATGGAATATCATAAGAAGAATCCTTCTGTAGGTGCCGCCATTCTGCTTCAATACACCTGTGACAGTATTGGAATTCAGAACTCATGAAAGTTGCAGCGAGACTGGGCTCAAAACCAAACTCTTAGCATTGTAACACGGGTGATTACATACCTCTGAACAATGTCAAAAAGCTTTTGACTGGAGTGCATACCAAGAGAGTCCAAGTGAAGCATTATTGGCCCAGAATCTGACTCTTTTGTAGGCATGCAAACAATGATCAAGCTCCAGTGCATCCTAATTTGCATGATCATAATGTGATATCCATTATATACATGACATGTTATACAAGAATACTGTTGCCTAACTGTCAACCAGACTCCATCGACTATTTAGAAAGGTAATCATTTCTTGCCAATAAGTAAATGTTTACCATTTAGTATTGAAGTATTATCCAGAGAAGAAGCAACTTACAATTCATTAATCGGCAAAATTATGTATGCTTTCTTAAAAATATCTACACTTCTCCACCATCTTCGTAACTTGCTGAATTTTGAGTCATGGTCACCCTATTGAGGGAATGATTAGACCAATTTGCAGAAGGTACTATACaacaatgaaataaatataagaGCAAAAAATGGGCTATGTTTtccaaagaaaaagacatacaaCGTTTTTTTTGGTAAACTGTTGTTTTCCTGTTCTCAAGATTAAAGGAAATTGAAGCTATCGATGTTTGCAATTTGTGTATTCACCATAAAAGTTACTAAGGACTATTGAGGTATATATACAGTTCGGAGGCAATGTGTGCTAGGAACGTTGTACTCGACTAGGAAAATGAGTACAGGAAAAGTTATCTCGACTGTGTGCACTTAAAGGCATGCCTGCTGCCTGGCCAGGCAGATGATCCTGGCCCAAGGCGTCCAAAATCAGACACCTGGGAATGCTGCCTGGCCcaggcagcttctccacaccaTGAACCAATTTCATCTAGTCAACCTTTCATTTTACATGTATTAATATGGACAAAATGGTAAACCTGAATTGAATGACATGCCACATTAAAAATGTGACGCTAGACTACAGTTGCAACATATCAAGAAAGTGATAAGTGTTTATTCTGTGGGTACAGTGGAACTTCCACATTAAGCCAACTCATGCAAAACAGTGCACGGTATCAAGCTCATGTATTTCTTTAATTTGTACAGAATCAAGATAGCATTGGAACACAATAAGCATACCGGCGTGGATAGTGCTTCTTCAAGTATGCTATAAAAATAGGTGTTAAACATGTATAAATCCCTGCGAGGTCTTGATTTCTTGAGGTACCTGACATAGTCATAGTCAGGATGTTTATAAACTACAGATATAACTGGATGTTTATAAACTATAGAAGGAACAGATCTAGTAAATTTGTGATATGTCATAAAGTCACAAACATCTTCCACGTAACATCTCAGTTATTGAACTTCAGCAACTTATCAAACAGTTTGAGGCTACCAATTATTCCCAACAGAAGCTGAGTGACAAAATGAATATACTTTGCTTTTAAAACAATATACTTAGACTGATACTTAGACCCAATCTGGTGGCATCTAAATTCTTGCATTCCACAGGCTGTAAGAAATCTCAGGAGCAAAGGCTAAGTGAAGTTCAGTGATGCAAGCAGAAGAAAGTGGGAGATAAAAGAGAGAGTACAGAAAGTGGAAAAGATACTTACTGAAGGCAAAAATTTATAACAGGTGATTTTAAATATTCTTCTGGTTCCAGACATTTCATGTCAGAGTAGCTCAGTTCAACTGCTTCTGGATCAGTGCTGTTGACAAATATAAGGATATCAGATTGGATGGAGGTAATCTCCCTATGTACATGTACCTCAATGACAgaatgattccaaccttgaagGATAGTGGATCGTTGACTCATCCCTACACAAGTGAAATTTCATCAATAAAACGCTATCTATAATTGCTCATCATCTTAAATTATAACTATTTAAATAAATCTTAAACAGGTAGAGATGTCTGCTGGGTTACAACTTATTAGATATCTGAACATCAGCTGATCTAGCAGGCTCTGTATCATCATCGTCATCCAAGAGAACTACATCCTGAAACAGACAAGACAACTGAAGTTGCACAAATAGTagtagattttttttataatatcaATGAAGCATCAATTATTAACCAATAGACAAGAGTGCATGAATTGGTGCATTAAACTTCACAATTCAAATTTGTATACTTTTCTTTGTGTTTTGATTGTTTTTTCTTATTTCAAGTAAATCTGGGGTTTTATATCATTGCATTTTTTGTGAAAACAAATACTAGTTGATggaaaacaacaacaacaacaacaaaagtgcATTTGCAGTAAAAGGATTGGACCTTAAATGCTAGCTCTCTAAGGCAATGTAGGAAATATTGTTCATACAACTGATTCACCAGGAGCCAATATTAAGAAACATGGTAAGTGGAAAATGTATAGCTACCCACAAAATGTACGGTTACCCACCTTTTTAATCTTCAAAGAAGGCAAGGGCTTATTTTTGGCAAGTTTCGACCTGCAAATCAGAATCTTTTTGTCAGAGAAGCACACTGGTTTTACGAAACACCATGACATGGCAAATCAAGATGCAACTTCATTATTCATATAACAATGAAGAAAAAAGAACATGCTTCTGCCCCAAGCAAGTCAGGATAGACATAGACTAGAGATGAAACCCAACAAGAGACAGAAATATTGAGGGTGTAGTAGGGTCACGCCCTCCATCAGGCTAATCCAAAGTGTTGGCCAAGAGGCACTATAATAAAGCTGAACTATTGAATATTGAATGTAGCCGTGAGTATGTTCATGGATTTAGTGAATGTTAAATGGACGTGGAGACATATTCTCCTAGAGCCTGTACATGTATATTAGTATTTCTGTTCATGAAATTTCTGTTAGTTAAATGTTTCCGTTATAAGTAATCAAGAATTTTCAtgtttttacaaaaaaaaatgctaaaTGAAATAACTCCCGCTATAGCTATTTATAGGTTTTGGAGGAGTCTGCCGCTAAATGCCTTAGCATGCTATTTGAAACAATGAATGAGCTGAATGGCAGTATTAAATCTGAGATCACAGGAGCCTTTGGAAAAGTGATACAAAAGGTCTCCTTATTTACAAAACCAAAAGTAGAAAAAATAGACATGGAGACAGACCAAAGTTGAGATTCAAACCAAAATTTGTTTCTATTCAGAGTCTCAGACGGTTTGTTGAATATGAAAGATATACTAAGATGGGGATACAGTGATTCAATTTCAGTGATCTTACTACTATATAGATGGGAAACAGAACTCAAAAGGGAGTGCAAATTTTAAAAGACAAACCAATGGAAACATGAACAAtcagaattttttttttaaaaaaaggaaagaaacatTTCAAGGAGAGATGTAATAGAGCACAAAACAGTAAAGCAAATACTTATACAATTAAACATCAAGTGCAAAGTAAAACATCTACAGTTTGCAAATAGACAGATTGATACACAAGAACATAGCTCTCGATATAAAACTGCAAAATGTGAAATACAAAATCAAGTGGATCAAGGAAAAGGCATTACCTCCTGTTACTACCAAAGGTGGCATTGATGCGTTTATGGACAGTGCTATTCTCCTGTTGGTTTATGGTGCAGCTCTTTGGAAGATGAGCACAAGTTTTTAGTTGAGGATTCAACGACTCTTGAGATATTTGACCACCATTCTTTGGGTAAGCACATTTGGCATGGCTTAAAGAACTTTCTTCTTTATATGCAGCTCCCTTAACCTACATACAATCGGGAAAGGTAGTCACAAAATCTATAGAAAGGTAAATCTTAAGGAAGGAGAATATCTCAAAAATGTATCATTAAAAACCTGCAGAGAAATAAAGGCACACCTGGGTACAGGTCTTTGTAGCTGGAGTAAAACTTGAGTTTGGATAGAATTTGCTACCCGTACTATCCATGGTTTCATCATCAGACTCTGCAAAACGGCCACCAGTGTGACTGATTGCACAAGAACAAACTTCCTTAAGGCAAGAGGCAACAAAAAAGAAGATGTTGGAGTAGCCAAGGCTAGAATGCATTCATCTCTACAGTGTCGCTCCAGTAGGATATAATGAGATGATCATTTGCTATCCTTTAGGGTGAAGTCACTTAAGTTTGAGGGTTGGGCTTATCTGATAGGTGCCTCACTTAGCCTGGCATGACACTCTTCAGTTAGCTACCCCATCAGCGGGTGCCAAATGATCACACTAGAACACTGTGCATCAAATAGGACTGGGACACATTTCTGCATGGTTATTGTATAGGCATTAAAAAGGAACATATGTAATGCATTCAGTTTCTACCTTTTGTCAGGATCTAAGATTGTTAAAATTAAAGCAAAAGCCAAAATCACACAGAAAATGGGAAGTACAGTGCCCTGTTGATAATAATGGACTTGTATGTCTCCTTGTACCTTAACCATGATTGCACTAGAGATAAACAATGTTGGATGCTCCTGTCATCCTAACAACACTAAGCATGCATTTGAGACCGCATAAACCAATGACAGAAATTGTATGTCCGTCTGACCTTACTAAACTAATGACCAAAAGGACTCGACCGGgcgggggaggggggggggcagTGCCCCGGGCATTCTACATAATATAGAAGGTAACTGATAGGGCCCGAGGTCCGACCGGAGTTGCTGCGGAGGTTGTAGGGATGGAAGAGGGGAGGGCGAGGTTTGATCTCTCGGCGGCGGCATGGTGCCGTGGCAGCggctgcttgctgctgctgccctaGGCCGTGCATGAGAGAGAGCAGGGAGGCAGGGAAGCCACATATGTGACCCTTGAGGCCAGGCAAATAATGTTTGCCTTGCTTGATTAATCCCATAGTATCAAGGGGTATTTATCCCCTCCTATTACAAGCTAATTAAGATCTATAATTTAAGGAAATAAAAGTATCTATAGAAGTAATCCAGAAAATATCTAATAGAAGCTAATCTGGGCCTCTAGCCCCCTCTTGGGTGCCAGCCAGCCTAGCCACTGGGCCAGGCACGGCGTTGATATGTCACGCCGGTCATAACAGTAACCTTCTCACGCAGGTCAAAAAAAAACCCGAACTCGCCCCACCCATACACAGCGGCCTTGGGATCCATAACCTCGAACTCCTTGGCTGGGATTCAAGGATCAGATGGGTGTGGGCCAATATAACAGACCCCACTAGGCCTTGGGCAGGACTCCCAATTCAAATCCCTCAAAATGCCCAAGCTCTGTTTAATGTTGCAGTAGATGCCATTATGGGAAATGGTGAGAAAATTCTGTTTTGGAAAGATCGTTGGTTGGATGGGCACACCATAGCTGAGGTAGCCCCTAATTTAGTGAAATCAGTCCATAAGCAAACTGCTAAGAGGAGGACGGTAGCTCGAGCACTCCTAAATCAAAAATTGGTGGAGGATATCAAAGGGGACCTTACTGTGAAGGTTCTTGAATAGCTACAGATCTGGGATTTAGTGGATGGATTGACATTGCAGCAGGATGTGCCAGATCAGTTATATAGCAGTAAATCGGCCTATGCTTCATTCTTATTTGGAACCATTAAGTTTGGTTCCTGGAGAAAGAGATGGAAAAGCTGGGCACCCCCACGATGCAAGTTTTCCATATGGCTGGTGTTTCACAACCGGTGCTGGACGGCTGATCGCCTAGTAAAGCGCGGCCTGCCCCATCCGGAGGCTTGTCCTTTCTGTGATCAGGCCAAGGAGTTGATTCACCATTTGCTGGTTGGATGTGTTTTCACTCGTCAAGTCTGGGTCATGATTCTTCAGCACCTAGGCCTATTTAACTTGGCACCAGGAGGCGAGAGTCCCGTTTCTCTGGTTTGTGGAAGAAAGCAAGTTCGGCTGTACCAAAAGACTTGTGGAAGGGTCTCAATCCATGATAATCCTGGtggagcaactccagcagggccCCTACTTGAGCCCCCATAGCTAAATATAGGTGTCTAGTCTAAAAACAACACTCCAGCAGGGCCCCTACTAGAGCCCCCAATTTGGGgtgggcacccaaatctt from Sorghum bicolor cultivar BTx623 chromosome 3, Sorghum_bicolor_NCBIv3, whole genome shotgun sequence encodes the following:
- the LOC8062159 gene encoding ubiquitin-like-specific protease 1D isoform X2, with product MSASSGGIVIDRRQAMPPDSPAVELEVVGSPSPSVAPCPAAAAGADADIDHGGGAAEFEQVSDKKLQERISRCEGMLKQGIPQRTPDGGEKMQACVLRMKKELERRRARQWKDDTVLRQAVQAKCTGGSRGEIYDLKSDDETMDSTGSKFYPNSSFTPATKTCTQVKGAAYKEESSLSHAKCAYPKNGGQISQESLNPQLKTCAHLPKSCTINQQENSTVHKRINATFGSNRRSKLAKNKPLPSLKIKKDVVLLDDDDDTEPARSADVQISNKDESTIHYPSSTDPEAVELSYSDMKCLEPEEYLKSPVINFCLQYLKKSRPRRDLYMFNTYFYSILEEALSTPGDHDSKFSKLRRWWRSVDIFKKAYIILPINELMHWSLIIVCMPTKESDSGPIMLHLDSLGMHSSQKLFDIVQRCIEAEWRHLQKDSSYDIPFSGRIWKHLSRNIYGEKVEVPRQHNDYDCGLFMLYYIDRFILEAPERLTKEGLGMFGRRWFDHKKASALRERIRQLLFDLFDIAPDEDGPSEPELHPGEDK
- the LOC8062159 gene encoding ubiquitin-like-specific protease 1D isoform X1, translated to MSASSGGIVIDRRQAMPPDSPAVELEVVGSPSPSVAPCPAAAAGADADIDHGGGAAEFEQVSDKKLQERISRCEGMLKQGIPQRTPDGGEKMQACVLRMKKELERRRARQWKDDTVLRQAVQAKCTGGSRGEIYDLKSDDETMDSTGSKFYPNSSFTPATKTCTQVKGAAYKEESSLSHAKCAYPKNGGQISQESLNPQLKTCAHLPKSCTINQQENSTVHKRINATFGSNRRSKLAKNKPLPSLKIKKDVVLLDDDDDTEPARSADVQISNKLDESTIHYPSSTDPEAVELSYSDMKCLEPEEYLKSPVINFCLQYLKKSRPRRDLYMFNTYFYSILEEALSTPGDHDSKFSKLRRWWRSVDIFKKAYIILPINELMHWSLIIVCMPTKESDSGPIMLHLDSLGMHSSQKLFDIVQRCIEAEWRHLQKDSSYDIPFSGRIWKHLSRNIYGEKVEVPRQHNDYDCGLFMLYYIDRFILEAPERLTKEGLGMFGRRWFDHKKASALRERIRQLLFDLFDIAPDEDGPSEPELHPGEDK